In Sideroxyarcus emersonii, one DNA window encodes the following:
- a CDS encoding type II toxin-antitoxin system RelE/ParE family toxin produces MARFWISPLAEQDLEAIGDFIAQDNPHRAITFIVELRNQCAKVAANPKACRLRPELGTNIRSFAYGNYVIFFQENRDALCIVRVLHGAMDIESRFAEK; encoded by the coding sequence ATGGCGCGCTTTTGGATTTCGCCGCTTGCCGAACAAGACCTGGAGGCAATCGGCGATTTCATCGCGCAAGACAATCCGCACCGAGCCATTACCTTCATCGTTGAGTTGCGCAATCAATGCGCCAAAGTCGCCGCCAATCCAAAAGCCTGCCGACTGAGGCCTGAGCTTGGCACGAATATCCGCTCATTCGCTTATGGGAACTATGTGATCTTCTTCCAGGAGAACCGGGATGCACTTTGCATCGTGCGCGTTCTGCATGGAGCGATGGATATTGAAAGCAGGTTTGCGGAAAAATAA
- a CDS encoding AbrB/MazE/SpoVT family DNA-binding domain-containing protein — MSTATLSNDFQIALPKEVRDTLHLKPGQEFELVSSGSVIQLIPKLSTAELKSAIAAGIASGKGHPADEVFDRLESKYRQQTGK, encoded by the coding sequence ATGAGCACAGCCACCCTTTCGAATGACTTCCAGATCGCCCTTCCCAAAGAAGTGCGCGACACCCTCCACCTCAAGCCCGGCCAGGAATTCGAACTCGTCTCCTCTGGCTCGGTCATCCAGTTGATCCCCAAACTTTCAACCGCAGAATTAAAATCCGCCATCGCCGCAGGGATCGCCAGCGGCAAAGGGCACCCGGCAGACGAGGTGTTCGACCGGCTGGAAAGCAAATATCGCCAGCAAACAGGAAAATAA
- a CDS encoding YdiU family protein — protein MPTQDTQTGLQLDNQFAREVPGMCVPWRPAPAPAPRWLQFNEALAHELGLDAQALRGDAGLAVFSGQQIPEGAEPVAQAYAGHQFGHYSPRLGDGRALLLGEIVAPSGQRFDLAFKGSGPTPFARNGDGKAAVGPVLREFLVAEAMHVMGVPTTRVLAAVATGEVIRRERPLPGAILARVAASHLRVGSFEYAARARDTSLLGQLAEHAIARHAPQLSGQPQRYLGLLEQVVERQAQLIAQWMGLGFIHGVMNTDNMTISGQTIDYGPCAFMEHFDPETVFSSIDQEGRYAWTNQPAIAHWNLSRLAEALLPLIDEDETRAAELATAILNRYESHLSTCWSDLLRSKVGLPDGADGASRLAAEYLRLLQRSKVDFTLGWRRLGEAAAGNDAPLRALFGEHVAALDEWLARWRKLFGNVPGSERAQAMAKVNPMVIPRNHLVEQALEAATDYDDLAPFERLLAEVRRPYDTRADDDPYIQPATREATANYQTFCGT, from the coding sequence ATGCCAACCCAAGATACACAGACCGGCTTGCAGCTGGATAATCAATTTGCCCGCGAGGTGCCCGGCATGTGTGTGCCCTGGCGACCTGCGCCCGCTCCCGCACCGCGCTGGTTGCAGTTCAACGAGGCACTGGCGCATGAGCTGGGGCTGGATGCGCAGGCTTTGCGGGGCGATGCCGGGCTTGCGGTGTTTTCGGGCCAGCAGATTCCCGAGGGGGCCGAGCCGGTGGCGCAGGCGTATGCCGGGCATCAGTTCGGTCATTACTCGCCGCGTCTGGGGGATGGTCGTGCTTTGCTGCTGGGCGAGATCGTCGCGCCTTCCGGGCAGCGTTTCGATCTGGCGTTCAAGGGTTCCGGCCCCACGCCGTTTGCGCGCAACGGGGATGGCAAGGCGGCGGTGGGGCCGGTGCTGCGCGAGTTTCTGGTGGCCGAGGCCATGCATGTGATGGGCGTGCCGACAACGCGGGTGCTGGCCGCGGTGGCGACGGGTGAAGTGATCCGCCGCGAAAGGCCCTTGCCCGGTGCGATCCTCGCCCGTGTCGCGGCCAGCCATCTGCGCGTGGGCAGTTTTGAATATGCAGCGCGTGCCCGTGATACCTCATTGCTGGGCCAACTTGCCGAGCATGCGATCGCGCGCCATGCCCCGCAGCTATCTGGCCAGCCGCAGCGCTATCTCGGCTTGCTGGAACAGGTGGTGGAACGACAGGCACAGTTGATCGCGCAGTGGATGGGGCTGGGTTTCATCCACGGGGTGATGAACACCGACAACATGACCATCTCGGGCCAGACCATAGACTACGGGCCGTGTGCGTTCATGGAGCATTTCGATCCGGAGACGGTGTTCAGTTCGATCGACCAGGAGGGACGCTATGCCTGGACCAACCAGCCCGCCATCGCGCACTGGAACCTGTCGCGCCTGGCCGAGGCGCTGTTGCCGCTGATCGATGAAGACGAAACTCGCGCAGCTGAACTGGCAACGGCAATCCTCAATAGATATGAATCCCATCTGTCGACCTGCTGGTCTGATCTGCTGCGCAGCAAGGTGGGATTGCCGGATGGTGCAGACGGGGCAAGCCGGCTGGCGGCCGAGTATCTGCGCTTGTTGCAGCGCAGCAAAGTGGATTTCACGCTGGGCTGGCGCCGTCTGGGCGAAGCTGCCGCGGGTAACGATGCACCCTTGCGTGCCCTGTTCGGCGAGCATGTCGCCGCACTGGATGAGTGGCTCGCCCGTTGGCGCAAGCTGTTCGGCAACGTGCCGGGAAGCGAACGTGCGCAGGCGATGGCGAAGGTGAACCCCATGGTCATTCCGCGCAATCATCTGGTGGAACAGGCGCTGGAAGCGGCCACTGATTACGATGACCTTGCCCCGTTCGAGCGCTTGCTGGCCGAGGTGCGCCGCCCCTACGATACGCGTGCCGACGACGATCCTTACATCCAGCCCGCGACGCGCGAAGCGACGGCAAACTACCAGACTTTCTGCGGGACCTGA
- a CDS encoding DUF1653 domain-containing protein has translation MKYRHYKGGIYEIVCEAKLEADPNVTLMIYKSEEGLIWARPKEVFFESVQHEGRTVPRFAPVD, from the coding sequence ATGAAATACCGGCACTACAAGGGAGGCATCTACGAGATCGTCTGCGAAGCGAAGCTGGAGGCCGACCCCAACGTCACCCTGATGATCTACAAATCGGAAGAGGGATTGATCTGGGCGCGCCCCAAGGAGGTGTTCTTTGAGTCGGTGCAGCATGAGGGGCGAACGGTACCGCGTTTCGCGCCGGTTGATTGA